Proteins from a genomic interval of Desulfurobacterium sp. TC5-1:
- the uvrB gene encoding excinuclease ABC subunit UvrB — protein sequence MEKFKVKSQFKPAGDQPKAIEKLTEGLNRGLKYQTLLGITGSGKTFTIANVIEKVQKPTLVISHNKTLAAQLYHELKNFFPDNAVEYFISYYDYYQPEAYLPNRDLYIEKDCSINPVIDRMRHSATVSLLTRRDVIVVSSVSCIYGLGSPSFYSQLALRFGVGEEINRDDVIRKLVNLGYERSEFDMRPGIFKVRGDVIDIFPADVEDRFIRVELFGDEVDSITEQDYFDRRVIRSFDTYTVYPASHYVTPHEQLIRAVRSIEVELEERIRFFLEQDKIVEAKRIEQRTRYDIELLLEIGHCKGIENYSRHLDGRKPGEPPFTLLDYFPDDFLVVIDESHVTIPQIKAMWRGDRARKFNLVEHGFRLPSAYDNRPLNFEEFLERLNQVIFVSATPRPFEMEVSEQIVEQIVRPTGLLDPEVEVRKTEGQMEDLLSEIRERVKRNERVLVTTLTKRTAEELTDYLLDRGVRAKYLHSEIDSVERVEIIRALRLGEFDVLVGVNLLREGLDLPEVSLVAILDADKEGFLRSTTSLIQTMGRAARNVNGKVILYADRITDSMKKAIDETNRRREIQKAYNKKHGIEPTTVRREIDSSILEDAGIAPFFTIKVKEEELPKTEEELFEEIARLEKEMKEAARNWEFEKAAKIRDRIKELRKLIVPA from the coding sequence ATGGAAAAGTTTAAGGTTAAATCACAGTTTAAACCGGCAGGAGACCAGCCAAAAGCTATAGAAAAGTTAACTGAAGGTTTAAATAGGGGATTAAAGTATCAGACGCTGCTTGGGATAACGGGTAGCGGAAAGACCTTTACCATTGCAAACGTTATAGAGAAGGTTCAAAAGCCAACACTTGTAATTTCTCACAACAAAACGTTAGCTGCTCAGCTTTACCATGAGCTTAAAAACTTTTTTCCCGACAATGCCGTTGAGTACTTCATAAGCTATTACGACTACTATCAGCCTGAAGCCTACCTGCCGAACAGAGATCTATATATAGAGAAGGATTGTTCCATAAATCCTGTTATTGACAGGATGAGGCACTCTGCAACCGTTTCTCTCCTTACAAGGCGTGATGTTATTGTTGTCTCGTCTGTTTCCTGCATCTACGGTCTCGGTTCCCCCTCTTTCTATTCTCAATTGGCTTTAAGGTTTGGTGTTGGTGAAGAGATTAATAGGGATGATGTCATCAGAAAGTTGGTTAATTTAGGTTACGAGAGAAGTGAATTTGACATGCGTCCCGGCATTTTCAAGGTAAGGGGCGATGTTATAGACATTTTCCCTGCCGATGTTGAGGACAGATTTATAAGGGTTGAGCTTTTTGGCGATGAAGTGGATTCAATAACGGAGCAGGACTACTTTGACAGGAGAGTTATAAGGAGTTTTGACACTTACACCGTCTATCCGGCTTCTCACTACGTTACACCTCATGAGCAACTGATCAGGGCTGTAAGATCTATTGAAGTAGAGCTTGAAGAGAGGATAAGGTTTTTCCTTGAACAGGATAAAATTGTTGAGGCTAAAAGGATAGAACAGAGGACCCGTTATGACATAGAACTGCTTCTTGAGATAGGTCACTGTAAGGGTATTGAGAACTACTCACGGCACCTTGACGGCAGAAAACCAGGTGAACCCCCATTTACGCTTCTCGATTACTTTCCCGACGATTTTTTAGTGGTGATAGATGAGTCCCACGTTACAATCCCCCAGATAAAGGCGATGTGGCGAGGTGATAGGGCGAGGAAGTTTAACCTTGTTGAGCACGGTTTCCGTCTTCCTTCCGCCTACGACAACAGGCCTTTGAATTTTGAGGAGTTTTTGGAAAGGCTCAATCAGGTGATTTTTGTTTCTGCAACACCCAGGCCTTTTGAAATGGAGGTTTCAGAGCAGATTGTTGAACAGATTGTAAGACCGACAGGACTCCTTGATCCAGAAGTTGAGGTGAGAAAGACAGAAGGGCAGATGGAAGATCTCCTTTCTGAAATTAGAGAGAGGGTTAAGAGAAACGAGAGGGTGCTCGTTACAACGTTAACAAAGAGAACGGCCGAAGAGCTTACCGATTACTTGCTTGATAGAGGCGTAAGGGCGAAATATCTCCATTCAGAGATAGATTCGGTTGAAAGGGTTGAAATTATAAGGGCTTTAAGGCTTGGTGAGTTTGATGTTTTGGTTGGTGTTAACCTGTTGAGGGAAGGACTTGACCTTCCAGAAGTTTCTCTTGTTGCAATTCTTGATGCCGATAAAGAGGGATTTTTACGTTCGACAACTTCTCTCATCCAGACGATGGGTAGGGCAGCGAGGAACGTTAACGGCAAGGTTATCCTTTACGCAGACAGGATAACCGACTCAATGAAAAAGGCGATAGATGAGACAAACAGGCGTCGTGAGATACAGAAGGCTTACAACAAAAAGCACGGTATAGAGCCTACGACTGTCAGAAGAGAGATAGATTCAAGCATTCTTGAGGATGCAGGCATTGCACCGTTCTTTACGATAAAGGTTAAAGAGGAAGAACTTCCAAAGACGGAAGAGGAGCTTTTTGAAGAGATAGCGAGGCTTGAAAAGGAGATGAAAGAAGCGGCCAGGAACTGGGAGTTTGAAAAGGCTGCAAAGATAAGGGACAGGATAAAAGAGTTGAGAAAGCTGATAGTTCCTGCTTAA
- a CDS encoding adenine phosphoribosyltransferase, which yields MEELRSLIRDIPDFPKPGIIFKDITPLLHKPWALQKVIDFIGNRYVGAGVDIVAGIESRGFILASALAYKIGAGLAIIRKPGKLPYKTISATYTLEYGEDKIEVHEDAIQKGMKVILIDDVLATGGTMGAAIDLIEKLGGNIVSIDFLLELTFLGGRKRIQDRGYPVFSLIKF from the coding sequence ATAGAGGAGCTTCGTTCCCTCATAAGAGACATACCTGACTTTCCAAAGCCGGGCATTATATTTAAGGACATCACACCACTTCTTCACAAGCCCTGGGCACTTCAAAAGGTAATAGATTTCATAGGCAATAGATATGTAGGTGCCGGTGTTGATATTGTTGCAGGTATAGAGTCAAGAGGTTTTATCTTAGCTTCTGCGCTTGCTTACAAAATAGGTGCAGGACTTGCAATAATTAGAAAACCTGGAAAGCTTCCGTACAAGACGATAAGTGCAACCTATACACTTGAGTACGGTGAAGACAAGATAGAGGTTCACGAAGACGCCATTCAGAAAGGGATGAAGGTAATCCTTATAGACGATGTTCTTGCGACAGGTGGTACTATGGGTGCTGCCATAGACCTGATTGAAAAACTTGGTGGAAATATTGTAAGTATTGACTTTTTACTTGAGCTTACGTTCCTTGGCGGAAGGAAAAGGATACAGGATAGAGGCTATCCTGTATTCTCTCTCATCAAGTTTTAA
- a CDS encoding PBP1A family penicillin-binding protein encodes MRFVAFLFSLLLIFSNSWASPAYKEKLLPDFATTVLDRHGNVIGYFYKKHFRLYASFDEIPQNLIWAVISAEDARFYEHKGIDPVGLLRAAVRDITSGRIVQGGSTITQQLAKLIFLSPQRTFSRKLREIGIAKELENNLSKNEILELYLNYVYLGSGAYGVKAAARVLFGKDLKDLSLTECALIAGLIRGPEYYNPFKHPERALRRRNWVLKQMYKNGYITKTIYLNAINQPLGVLPKPERPRTAGYELDFVRFMAKKILPAEELYTGGLTIRTTIDEDIQNFAQKVLSSYAEKYSKEHNLSDLQCAGMAMTRLGEVLFVVGGTDYKETKLNRAFQILRPIGSTAKPITYLSAFEKGISPYDYVENTPVELPMEYAGKENSEHEEDKYWRPENYSHHYTDYMEVKNGLTYSVNLATIHLAMKIPSKVRQNFRKFEFTKGDFNLSYVLGSFPANLYRILRAFSAIENGGVLYRPFVIKEILDKHNQLIYRGGPSFKKVADRKDIAILRTILQDVVRKGTARRISYLANEFDVAGKTGTTNGWRDAYFTGFTTSFVMSVWFGRDSYKTLWKGADGGRLSSPPWAEIAKRLCSVYGCGKFLPSYEEVVRNYYPLPSLPIKTEIDMYVKGNTLSVEDFGILSTLN; translated from the coding sequence TTGAGGTTTGTTGCTTTCCTCTTTTCTCTTTTGTTGATATTTTCAAACAGCTGGGCTTCTCCTGCCTACAAGGAGAAGCTTCTTCCAGATTTTGCAACTACCGTGCTTGACAGACACGGTAACGTTATAGGTTACTTTTACAAAAAGCATTTTAGACTCTATGCCTCTTTTGATGAAATTCCTCAAAACCTTATCTGGGCGGTTATATCAGCCGAGGACGCAAGGTTTTATGAACATAAGGGTATAGATCCTGTAGGTTTGCTTAGAGCAGCGGTTAGAGACATAACTTCCGGCAGGATTGTTCAGGGTGGAAGCACCATTACACAGCAACTTGCGAAGCTTATATTTCTTTCACCTCAAAGGACATTCTCAAGAAAACTGAGAGAGATAGGAATTGCAAAAGAGCTTGAGAATAATCTTTCAAAGAATGAAATCTTAGAGCTATACCTTAACTACGTTTACCTTGGAAGTGGAGCCTACGGTGTAAAGGCTGCCGCAAGGGTTCTTTTTGGAAAAGATTTAAAAGATCTCTCTCTAACGGAATGTGCGCTGATAGCGGGGCTTATAAGGGGACCTGAATACTACAATCCTTTCAAACATCCGGAAAGAGCTTTAAGGCGTAGAAACTGGGTTTTAAAACAGATGTACAAAAACGGTTACATAACTAAGACTATCTACCTCAATGCTATAAACCAGCCTCTTGGAGTTTTACCCAAACCTGAAAGACCAAGAACTGCCGGGTATGAGCTTGATTTTGTCAGGTTCATGGCGAAAAAAATTCTTCCTGCCGAGGAGCTTTATACGGGCGGTTTGACGATAAGAACTACTATAGATGAAGATATTCAAAACTTTGCCCAGAAGGTTCTTTCTTCTTATGCGGAAAAGTATTCAAAGGAGCACAATCTTAGCGATTTACAGTGCGCTGGAATGGCAATGACAAGACTTGGTGAGGTCCTCTTTGTTGTTGGTGGAACTGATTATAAGGAAACGAAACTAAACAGAGCTTTCCAGATTTTAAGGCCTATCGGTTCAACGGCAAAGCCGATAACCTACCTTTCAGCTTTTGAAAAAGGGATTTCACCATACGACTATGTTGAGAATACACCTGTTGAATTACCTATGGAGTATGCCGGGAAAGAAAATAGTGAACATGAAGAAGATAAGTATTGGCGTCCGGAAAACTACTCCCACCACTATACCGATTACATGGAGGTTAAAAATGGTCTCACCTATTCTGTTAACCTTGCAACCATTCATCTTGCGATGAAAATTCCTTCTAAAGTGAGACAGAATTTTAGAAAGTTTGAATTTACAAAGGGTGATTTCAACCTTTCTTACGTTTTGGGAAGTTTCCCTGCAAACCTTTATAGAATTTTGAGAGCTTTCTCGGCGATTGAAAACGGCGGTGTTCTTTACAGACCGTTTGTTATAAAAGAAATTCTTGATAAACACAATCAGCTTATCTATAGAGGTGGTCCTTCATTTAAGAAAGTTGCTGACAGAAAGGACATTGCCATTTTAAGAACTATTCTTCAGGATGTTGTCAGAAAAGGAACAGCAAGACGCATATCCTACCTTGCAAATGAGTTTGATGTTGCTGGAAAAACTGGAACAACAAATGGCTGGCGGGATGCCTATTTTACAGGGTTTACAACCTCTTTCGTTATGAGTGTATGGTTCGGCAGGGACAGCTATAAGACACTGTGGAAAGGTGCAGACGGGGGAAGACTTTCATCACCGCCCTGGGCTGAAATTGCAAAAAGGCTTTGCTCTGTTTACGGCTGTGGAAAATTTTTGCCTTCCTACGAAGAAGTTGTCAGAAATTATTATCCGTTACCTTCTCTTCCGATTAAGACAGAGATTGACATGTATGTGAAAGGCAACACTCTTAGTGTTGAAGATTTTGGAATTTTATCGACATTAAACTAA
- a CDS encoding diguanylate cyclase: MYYKNIKRSFIGKTLLMILVLIAFSILLSGVSDFFVIKKMETEIRKKESCRIKRAFPSLLHLCEEKIGNMLNSFGMWDEMVQSVREKNVDWIKEMMDDDEMVTSQFDSYGVYNLKGVPIYLKNRIFSDGEVSKIMSFIDKNFKVGKIAHPVTFFHKWDGKIYHVGILPLCWNNGKVASQGFIYFAHRIGKNSLKTYSQILSSKVEIDVGRLNGTGSGNLIFTFPMKDIDGTIIGNFKFFEDMLIIRIFQKMNKTFIFVMIILVICYAGAFLFVSTSINRAIKETFGNITGALKRLSEGDFGALEKLDKFCLRKDELGNLTRNIQKIAEQLSVNLSTDPLTGIYNRLYFSKKFEEEIERAKRMKRPLSFVIFDLDDFKKINDTYGHVAGDLVLKSFAKAVSSSVRSLDTFARIGGEEFGLILPETDVKTAVRVVNRIKERFKNVYIPEIGKKVKITFSAGVAGYREGDNMDALFHRADVALYRAKENGKDRVEIEEE, translated from the coding sequence TTGTATTATAAAAACATTAAGCGTTCTTTTATAGGTAAGACCCTCCTTATGATTCTTGTTCTCATAGCTTTTTCGATACTTTTATCTGGAGTATCGGATTTTTTTGTGATTAAAAAAATGGAAACGGAAATTAGAAAAAAAGAGTCCTGTAGAATAAAAAGAGCTTTTCCTTCACTTTTGCATTTATGTGAGGAAAAAATAGGCAATATGCTTAACAGCTTCGGCATGTGGGACGAGATGGTTCAGAGTGTTAGAGAAAAGAATGTTGACTGGATAAAAGAAATGATGGATGATGATGAAATGGTTACGTCACAGTTTGACTCCTATGGAGTTTATAATTTGAAGGGTGTTCCTATATATTTAAAAAATCGCATTTTTTCTGATGGAGAAGTGTCCAAGATAATGTCTTTTATTGATAAAAATTTTAAAGTAGGGAAGATTGCTCATCCTGTAACATTTTTTCATAAATGGGATGGAAAAATATACCATGTGGGAATTCTGCCTCTGTGCTGGAACAATGGGAAAGTGGCTTCACAAGGATTTATCTATTTTGCTCACAGGATAGGCAAAAATTCTTTAAAGACCTATAGTCAGATTTTATCTTCGAAGGTAGAGATAGATGTTGGTAGATTGAATGGAACAGGTAGCGGTAATTTGATTTTCACGTTTCCCATGAAAGATATTGACGGAACGATTATTGGTAATTTTAAGTTTTTTGAAGACATGCTTATCATCAGAATTTTTCAAAAAATGAATAAAACATTTATTTTTGTGATGATTATTCTTGTTATCTGTTATGCAGGAGCTTTTTTATTTGTTTCTACAAGTATTAATAGGGCTATTAAAGAGACTTTTGGAAATATAACCGGCGCTTTAAAAAGGCTGTCTGAAGGTGATTTTGGTGCCCTTGAAAAACTTGATAAATTCTGTTTGCGAAAGGATGAACTTGGCAATTTGACAAGAAATATCCAAAAAATAGCAGAGCAACTTTCTGTGAATCTTTCCACAGATCCTCTTACCGGTATATACAATAGACTCTATTTTTCCAAGAAGTTTGAAGAAGAGATAGAGAGGGCTAAGAGAATGAAAAGGCCTCTCTCTTTTGTAATTTTTGATCTTGACGATTTTAAAAAGATAAACGATACTTACGGTCACGTTGCCGGTGATCTTGTCCTTAAAAGTTTTGCTAAGGCGGTATCTTCTTCTGTTCGAAGTCTTGACACATTTGCAAGGATTGGAGGAGAAGAATTTGGGCTCATCCTGCCGGAGACTGATGTGAAAACAGCAGTGCGGGTGGTTAACAGGATAAAAGAGAGATTTAAGAATGTTTATATACCTGAGATAGGTAAAAAAGTGAAGATTACTTTTAGTGCCGGTGTGGCGGGTTATAGAGAAGGTGACAACATGGATGCTCTTTTCCACAGGGCAGATGTAGCTCTTTACAGGGCAAAAGAAAATGGTAAGGATAGAGTGGAGATAGAAGAGGAGTAG
- a CDS encoding AtpZ/AtpI family protein, producing MKKEKFRITQQDIKDASLSTVGLSFVFAVAIGFFIGYYLDKWLKTSPWMTVIWLLIGLAAGFKNIYLAVREGYDRYDNRKDV from the coding sequence ATGAAGAAAGAAAAGTTCAGAATAACGCAGCAGGATATAAAAGACGCCTCTCTCTCAACGGTGGGTTTAAGTTTCGTGTTTGCCGTGGCCATTGGTTTTTTTATTGGTTATTATCTTGATAAGTGGCTTAAAACATCTCCCTGGATGACAGTAATCTGGCTTCTTATTGGCCTTGCTGCAGGGTTTAAGAATATCTATCTTGCCGTTAGAGAAGGATATGACAGGTATGATAATAGAAAAGATGTTTGA
- a CDS encoding ATP synthase subunit I — MIIEKMFERLFLRLSIVGLVGLLFFLIWRGWKFANAFSFIYGFSVIMLDFLILARFSSSVVKKRSIKKTITYGGMFFRYFIVFPLLYFGIRVAPEFIFAIISGAVWANLAFTIVITTLLKERSGWSMEEHNSSHGR; from the coding sequence ATGATAATAGAAAAGATGTTTGAAAGATTATTCTTAAGATTATCCATTGTGGGTTTAGTTGGCTTACTATTTTTTCTGATATGGAGGGGTTGGAAATTTGCCAATGCATTTTCTTTCATATACGGCTTTTCTGTGATAATGCTCGATTTTTTAATCCTTGCCCGTTTTTCGTCTTCTGTGGTCAAGAAAAGATCTATTAAAAAGACCATTACCTATGGCGGGATGTTTTTTAGATATTTTATTGTTTTTCCACTTCTTTATTTTGGCATTAGGGTTGCACCTGAGTTTATCTTTGCTATAATTAGCGGTGCTGTGTGGGCTAATTTAGCCTTCACAATAGTAATAACTACTCTATTAAAGGAGAGGAGCGGATGGAGCATGGAGGAGCACAACTCATCACATGGCCGGTAG
- the atpB gene encoding F0F1 ATP synthase subunit A, which produces MEHGGAQLITWPVVYWTWITMAFVIIISYLVAKNLKKYPGKIQYLFEAFISFIAGVLSDAIDEERGLAFLPLVGGFAFFILFTNLVGLIPGAHQPTSNLNTTVALALISFFAYNIVAVREHGLFNYLKHFAGPIKALAPLMFPIEVISHISRILSLSLRLFGNMFGDEMIVWVLLKMVPLLVPVFGLAIVFGNSFLQAYIFCMLTVVYLSLAIHSEEEEH; this is translated from the coding sequence ATGGAGCATGGAGGAGCACAACTCATCACATGGCCGGTAGTTTACTGGACATGGATTACCATGGCTTTTGTTATCATTATCTCTTACTTGGTTGCTAAGAACTTGAAGAAGTATCCCGGAAAGATTCAGTACCTCTTTGAAGCTTTTATAAGCTTTATAGCCGGTGTCCTTTCCGATGCTATTGATGAAGAGAGAGGATTGGCGTTCCTGCCGCTTGTTGGTGGATTTGCTTTCTTTATTCTTTTTACAAACCTGGTTGGCCTTATTCCGGGAGCTCATCAGCCCACTTCAAATCTTAATACTACGGTTGCCCTTGCTCTTATCTCATTTTTTGCCTACAACATTGTAGCAGTTAGAGAACATGGATTGTTTAATTATTTGAAGCATTTTGCAGGGCCTATAAAGGCTCTTGCACCTTTAATGTTTCCTATTGAAGTAATTTCTCACATATCAAGGATTCTTTCTCTCTCTCTGCGTCTTTTCGGTAACATGTTCGGCGATGAGATGATTGTGTGGGTTCTTCTCAAAATGGTACCTTTACTTGTGCCTGTTTTCGGTCTTGCTATTGTTTTTGGGAACAGTTTCCTTCAGGCTTACATATTCTGCATGCTGACAGTTGTTTACCTTTCTCTTGCAATACACTCCGAAGAGGAAGAGCACTAA
- the atpE gene encoding ATP synthase F0 subunit C yields MAGEGGASAASIKAAAAIGAGLAIGVGAAGAGIGQGLGLQGTQEAIARNPGAAGRLTTNMFIGLALIEALAIYALVIALILLFVF; encoded by the coding sequence ATGGCTGGAGAAGGTGGTGCATCAGCTGCTTCAATTAAAGCCGCGGCAGCAATCGGTGCTGGCCTTGCTATCGGTGTAGGTGCGGCCGGTGCTGGTATTGGTCAGGGTCTTGGTCTTCAAGGGACTCAGGAGGCTATTGCAAGAAACCCTGGCGCAGCTGGAAGACTTACAACAAACATGTTTATCGGTCTTGCTCTTATTGAAGCTCTTGCTATTTATGCGCTCGTTATTGCACTCATTCTTCTCTTCGTGTTTTAA
- a CDS encoding BCAM0308 family protein yields MGHSYIPATRKEYTWESENPYYEGQKYPEPTVCPECGVIFKDGRWQWKKDLKEKLPQDVNKSLCPACRRKRDRYPGGIVILKGNFLKEHKEEILNRIRNIVEDVSALRPLQRILWMDEKNDGTMEIATTSEHLARHIGEAINSAFKGNFEVKYNENEKFARIVWERD; encoded by the coding sequence ATGGGCCACAGCTACATTCCGGCAACAAGAAAAGAGTACACATGGGAAAGCGAAAATCCTTACTACGAAGGACAGAAGTATCCCGAACCGACAGTGTGTCCTGAATGTGGTGTTATCTTCAAAGATGGAAGGTGGCAGTGGAAAAAGGACTTAAAAGAGAAACTACCACAAGATGTAAACAAATCATTATGCCCCGCATGCAGGAGGAAAAGAGATCGCTATCCCGGTGGAATAGTAATTCTCAAAGGGAATTTTCTGAAAGAGCATAAGGAAGAAATCTTAAATAGAATCAGAAATATTGTTGAGGATGTTTCCGCACTCAGGCCACTCCAGAGAATACTCTGGATGGACGAAAAAAACGACGGAACAATGGAAATAGCAACTACCAGTGAACATCTTGCAAGACATATAGGAGAAGCAATCAACAGCGCTTTTAAGGGAAATTTTGAGGTTAAGTACAACGAGAACGAGAAGTTTGCAAGGATTGTGTGGGAGAGAGACTGA
- a CDS encoding sigma-54 dependent transcriptional regulator: MACNVLVVEDDKLQRELLVDVLKDNGFNVFSATSAERAEGIVKDEDMDVVVTDVRLPGKSGIEFLKSVKRIKDVEVIIITAFSNVDDAVKAIKLGAFHYLTKPYDVDVLVNLVKKCCELSRLKKAPLRREGIVFASPVMEKVLSTASLFAKADAPVLITGESGTGKEVVARYIHEESGRKGRFVPVNCTSIPENLFESELFGYEKGAFSGATKSKPGLIEEADGGTLFLDEIGDLPLALQAKLLRFLQEREVRRVGGLEAKKVDVKVVAATNRKLEELVKEGKFREDLFYRLNVLRIEVPPLRERKEDILELVGYFIDRFSRRYDKKISLSPEALDVLLSYDFPGNVRELENLLHRAVLVADAEVRPEHLGIKTEKSTFSCFLPPGKKLPEYIEDIEKAILINALEEANFVQTKAAKMLGIDEKSLRYKRKKYGI, translated from the coding sequence ATGGCGTGTAATGTTCTTGTCGTTGAAGATGATAAGCTTCAAAGAGAGTTACTTGTCGATGTTTTAAAGGATAACGGTTTTAACGTTTTCTCTGCTACTTCCGCGGAAAGGGCAGAAGGAATTGTTAAAGACGAAGACATGGATGTTGTTGTAACAGATGTCAGGCTTCCCGGAAAGTCTGGTATAGAATTTTTGAAGTCTGTGAAAAGAATTAAAGATGTTGAAGTTATCATAATAACTGCGTTTTCAAATGTTGACGATGCGGTTAAAGCCATAAAACTGGGTGCTTTTCACTATTTAACAAAGCCTTATGATGTAGATGTTCTGGTGAATCTGGTTAAAAAATGTTGTGAACTTTCCCGTCTAAAAAAAGCACCGCTCAGAAGGGAAGGTATTGTCTTTGCATCACCTGTTATGGAAAAAGTCCTTTCGACCGCTTCCCTTTTTGCGAAGGCTGATGCACCTGTTCTTATAACCGGTGAAAGTGGAACAGGAAAAGAGGTTGTGGCAAGGTACATACATGAGGAGAGCGGCAGGAAAGGCAGATTTGTACCTGTTAACTGTACTTCTATTCCTGAGAATCTTTTTGAAAGTGAGCTTTTCGGGTATGAGAAGGGGGCCTTTTCCGGTGCTACAAAGTCAAAGCCTGGACTTATAGAGGAAGCTGATGGAGGAACACTTTTTCTTGATGAAATAGGCGATTTGCCTCTTGCTCTTCAGGCGAAGCTTTTAAGGTTTCTTCAGGAAAGAGAGGTTAGGCGGGTTGGTGGTTTAGAAGCGAAAAAGGTTGATGTAAAAGTTGTTGCTGCAACAAATAGGAAGCTTGAAGAGCTTGTTAAAGAGGGGAAATTTCGGGAGGATCTCTTTTACAGGTTAAATGTTCTTCGCATAGAGGTACCGCCTTTACGTGAGAGAAAGGAAGATATCCTTGAGCTTGTAGGTTACTTTATTGATAGATTTTCCAGAAGATATGACAAGAAAATTTCACTTTCCCCTGAAGCTCTTGATGTTCTTTTAAGTTACGATTTTCCCGGTAATGTTAGGGAACTTGAGAATCTGTTACACAGGGCGGTTCTGGTTGCAGATGCTGAGGTGAGACCGGAACATTTGGGTATAAAAACGGAGAAATCTACATTTTCATGTTTTCTTCCACCTGGAAAGAAACTTCCTGAGTATATTGAAGACATAGAGAAAGCTATTCTGATAAATGCCCTTGAGGAAGCGAATTTTGTTCAGACGAAAGCTGCAAAGATGCTTGGAATAGATGAGAAATCTTTAAGATACAAGCGGAAGAAGTATGGAATATAA
- a CDS encoding HAMP domain-containing sensor histidine kinase: MEYKREKLYLIAPLLLTVVMMVFFSYNFYRLRVEWNSFFQMAITNEADRIESLVESTVGGGGDPIEGLSSYVEHSKLLKGVKVEFEGREIVVPGSNFNGALEEKVLEAPPFRLHLFFDTSYRKEINRHILFQFLAGLVINILLLAGIAFSLRLYFYQRLSFDREKHEKERLKSVSIAISSILHEVKNALSRLNMLAYRINKESPSEYAELMQKEVRRLALFMEEASKINKPITLKKEKISLERLILDVVSEFSDIAKAKGIDIRVDVEDVPIFVDCEKFLIVLRNLIKNAIEAVSEQNGKRVVEINAEKTDGILKIYVRDSGGSLPEELFKPFKTTKSGGFGLGLYSSRRIVRAHGGDLKAFVNDGWTVMEIELPLEA, encoded by the coding sequence ATGGAATATAAAAGAGAAAAGCTTTATCTCATTGCTCCTTTACTGCTTACGGTGGTTATGATGGTTTTTTTCAGTTATAACTTTTACCGCCTCAGGGTTGAGTGGAACTCTTTCTTTCAAATGGCTATAACCAACGAGGCAGACAGGATTGAATCGCTTGTAGAAAGTACGGTTGGTGGTGGCGGCGATCCTATTGAGGGACTCTCTTCGTACGTGGAACATTCTAAACTTTTGAAAGGTGTTAAGGTTGAGTTTGAGGGAAGAGAGATAGTTGTTCCCGGTTCAAATTTTAACGGTGCTCTTGAAGAGAAAGTGCTCGAGGCACCACCTTTCAGACTTCATCTATTCTTTGACACTTCTTACAGAAAGGAGATTAACAGGCATATACTCTTTCAGTTTCTTGCCGGTCTTGTTATAAATATTCTACTTCTGGCCGGCATAGCTTTCTCGCTGAGGCTTTACTTTTACCAGAGGCTTTCCTTTGACAGGGAGAAGCACGAGAAGGAGAGACTCAAAAGTGTATCAATAGCCATATCATCTATACTCCATGAAGTTAAAAATGCTCTTAGCCGTTTAAATATGCTTGCTTACAGGATTAATAAAGAGTCGCCTTCAGAGTATGCAGAGCTTATGCAGAAAGAGGTTAGAAGGCTTGCCCTTTTTATGGAGGAGGCTTCAAAGATTAATAAGCCTATTACATTGAAGAAGGAAAAGATTTCACTTGAAAGGTTAATTCTTGATGTGGTTTCCGAGTTTTCAGATATTGCAAAGGCGAAGGGGATAGATATTAGAGTCGATGTTGAAGATGTGCCGATTTTTGTTGATTGTGAGAAGTTTCTCATTGTTCTCAGAAATCTTATAAAAAATGCCATTGAAGCGGTTTCTGAGCAAAATGGAAAAAGAGTTGTTGAGATTAACGCTGAAAAAACTGATGGTATTTTGAAGATTTATGTCAGGGATAGTGGTGGTTCTCTTCCTGAAGAGCTTTTTAAACCGTTTAAAACGACAAAGAGTGGCGGATTTGGTCTTGGTCTTTACAGTTCACGAAGAATAGTTAGAGCTCACGGTGGTGACCTGAAAGCTTTCGTTAATGATGGCTGGACGGTTATGGAGATTGAACTTCCTTTGGAAGCGTGA